A genomic stretch from Antarcticibacterium flavum includes:
- a CDS encoding cyclase family protein, which produces MKAQINHNNKTYNIDLSHPFDISISLRGDNKNPVAWYLEAPKIQPVRQGDFVGKVSEGASTNFNNIQFNPHAHGTHTECVGHITREFHSINEVLKTFFFTAKLISIEPIKKGEDQVITEEQVRSKIQKGEVEAVVIRTLPNYIEKRSRHYSHTNWPYLEESAARYLRVCGVKHLLIDLPSIDREKDEGKLLAHKAFWDHPKNTRMDATITEMIYVPNKVEDGDYILDLQVASFENDAAPSRPVLYKLE; this is translated from the coding sequence ATGAAAGCACAAATAAACCACAATAATAAAACTTATAACATCGATCTCTCGCATCCTTTCGACATTTCTATTAGTCTGCGTGGAGACAATAAAAACCCTGTTGCCTGGTACCTGGAGGCACCAAAGATACAGCCGGTACGGCAGGGAGATTTTGTCGGTAAGGTAAGTGAAGGTGCTTCTACCAATTTCAATAATATTCAGTTTAATCCGCACGCCCATGGGACCCATACGGAGTGTGTAGGGCATATCACCCGGGAATTCCACAGCATCAATGAAGTTTTAAAAACATTTTTCTTTACGGCAAAACTGATTTCCATAGAGCCGATAAAAAAAGGAGAAGACCAGGTGATCACGGAAGAGCAGGTGAGGAGCAAGATCCAAAAAGGGGAGGTAGAGGCCGTGGTCATTAGAACCCTTCCAAACTACATCGAAAAACGCTCCCGGCATTATTCCCATACCAACTGGCCGTATCTGGAAGAGTCGGCAGCAAGATATCTGCGGGTATGCGGAGTGAAACACTTGCTCATCGACCTGCCTTCTATAGACCGTGAAAAAGATGAAGGAAAGCTGCTAGCGCATAAGGCCTTTTGGGATCACCCCAAAAATACAAGGATGGATGCTACCATTACGGAAATGATCTACGTGCCCAATAAGGTTGAGGATGGGGATTATATTTTGGATTTGCAGGTTGCTTCTTTTGAGAATGATGCTGCGCCTTCGAGGCCGGTGTTGTATAAGCTGGAATAG
- a CDS encoding DUF4260 domain-containing protein has protein sequence MSKILKLEELAMFLVGIFAFSFLPLEWWWFPLLLFVPDIGMLGYLYGNKTGAMIYNLWHHKGLAILLSVSGFYLNDLYLQVAGIILFSHASLDRLLGYGLKYDSGFKFTHLGEIGKKKVVS, from the coding sequence ATGAGCAAGATCTTAAAGCTGGAGGAACTGGCCATGTTCCTGGTAGGTATTTTTGCCTTTAGCTTTTTGCCGCTTGAATGGTGGTGGTTCCCGTTGCTCCTTTTTGTACCTGATATCGGGATGCTTGGTTATTTGTATGGAAATAAAACCGGTGCAATGATCTATAATCTTTGGCATCATAAAGGGCTGGCTATCTTACTTTCGGTATCCGGATTTTATCTGAACGATCTTTATCTTCAGGTAGCCGGTATTATATTGTTTTCGCATGCCTCTCTTGACAGGTTGCTAGGGTATGGATTGAAGTATGACAGTGGGTTTAAGTTTACCCATTTGGGTGAGATTGGAAAGAAGAAGGTGGTTTCCTGA